One genomic window of Thalassoroseus pseudoceratinae includes the following:
- a CDS encoding 6-phosphofructokinase gives MRRIAILTAGGDTPALNATIHGAVERANQLEIEVYGIVKGFGGMIDSRVPHVRLNPLYSTIPELDPRLGGTLLGASRTYIDPAKTDELKQVMQRLSKLELEGLICIGGDGTISGMQPLTEYFPCVLAPKTIDNDLGLNYLDECNAWRRVTTPDGRTDYVYECDREELELGEIINFAVPGYATAVFVVAQSISRIRTTAESHRRIAIVEVMGRHSGYIALGSAYGQPDIILLPESRMDLDHVEARVRELYDMQKHVVIAIGEGVEDDQGNMLGAESFSVDPAGNVRLSGAAEALKAMLCERLGDEFFISRRRDMKATSAIFTRKVGHTQRGGRPIQFDRFYASQLGGKAVDLINEGRNNEIATLQWSDSRGFYVDSIHANKMCDRWNHIHARRLHPSFYDSHRMQPSKLGRAFLKTIFDNAIGSDDVEHILNTAFSPSNLNNRYQSMNVDVHKRMQFLD, from the coding sequence ATGCGACGAATCGCGATTTTGACCGCCGGTGGAGACACACCAGCATTAAACGCGACCATTCACGGAGCGGTCGAACGGGCCAACCAACTGGAAATTGAAGTCTACGGAATCGTCAAAGGTTTCGGCGGCATGATCGACAGCCGCGTTCCGCACGTCCGTTTGAATCCGCTGTATTCCACCATTCCCGAACTTGACCCCCGCTTGGGGGGGACGTTGTTGGGCGCATCGCGAACCTACATCGACCCTGCCAAGACGGATGAACTCAAGCAGGTCATGCAGCGGCTCTCCAAGTTGGAACTGGAGGGGCTCATTTGTATCGGCGGTGACGGCACAATCAGTGGGATGCAGCCGCTAACCGAGTACTTCCCATGCGTGTTGGCTCCCAAGACGATCGACAACGACCTTGGGTTGAACTATCTCGATGAGTGCAACGCCTGGCGACGTGTGACCACGCCGGATGGTCGAACCGACTACGTCTACGAATGTGACCGGGAGGAACTCGAACTCGGGGAAATTATCAATTTCGCCGTCCCTGGATACGCAACGGCGGTTTTCGTGGTGGCTCAGTCGATTTCGCGAATCCGCACCACGGCAGAAAGCCATCGACGAATTGCCATTGTCGAGGTGATGGGGCGGCACTCCGGATATATCGCTCTTGGATCGGCGTACGGACAGCCCGATATCATCTTGTTGCCTGAGTCTCGCATGGATCTCGATCACGTCGAAGCACGGGTTCGCGAGTTGTACGACATGCAGAAACACGTCGTCATCGCCATCGGTGAAGGCGTGGAAGACGATCAAGGCAACATGCTGGGGGCGGAATCGTTCTCAGTGGACCCCGCAGGGAATGTCCGACTCAGCGGTGCCGCCGAAGCACTGAAAGCCATGCTTTGCGAGCGTCTTGGCGATGAGTTCTTTATCTCCCGCCGACGCGACATGAAAGCGACCAGCGCGATCTTCACCCGGAAAGTGGGGCACACGCAACGTGGTGGTCGTCCGATTCAATTTGACCGGTTTTATGCCTCGCAACTTGGTGGGAAGGCCGTCGATCTCATCAATGAAGGTCGGAATAACGAAATCGCAACCTTGCAGTGGTCTGACTCACGTGGGTTCTATGTCGATTCGATCCATGCGAACAAAATGTGCGACCGTTGGAACCACATTCACGCTCGTCGCTTGCACCCATCGTTCTACGACTCTCATCGCATGCAACCCTCGAAACTCGGTCGCGCGTTTCTCAAGACCATTTTCGACAACGCGATTGGCTCCGACGATGTGGAACACATTCTGAACACGGCTTTCAGTCCTAGCAATTTGAACAATCGCTATCAAAGTATGAATGTCGATGTCCACAAACGGATGCAGTTCTTGGATTAA
- a CDS encoding fumarylacetoacetate hydrolase family protein has product MRLAKVLLSSNELRMAMVEDDHLRLLDLTQVDHVRTFSDVLHAPDPIGLSKFLVDQTEDPLGWDDVQWLAPIDRQEVWAAGVTYQRSQKARMEESESAASHYDRVYTADRPELFFKGMPRRVSGPGEPVRVRADSNWSVPEPEFALVISPDMRIVGHTVGNDMSARDIEGENPLYLPQAKVYDQCCGLGPCVQVADPDQPLSLTETEITLRISRNQNEVFQGNTNLGELARSLDGLVDWLGRDHSFPDGVILLTGTGIIPPDEFTLENGDSVSIEITGIGTLTNPVVKDS; this is encoded by the coding sequence ATGCGATTGGCCAAGGTCCTGCTTTCGAGCAATGAATTGCGAATGGCGATGGTGGAAGACGACCATCTGCGTTTGCTCGATCTCACGCAAGTTGACCACGTGCGAACATTTAGCGACGTACTTCATGCGCCCGATCCCATCGGCTTATCCAAGTTCCTGGTGGATCAAACCGAAGACCCGCTCGGTTGGGATGACGTTCAGTGGCTGGCACCGATTGACCGTCAGGAAGTTTGGGCAGCCGGTGTGACCTACCAGCGGAGTCAGAAAGCTCGGATGGAAGAGTCCGAATCGGCCGCGTCTCATTACGATCGGGTTTACACTGCCGACCGTCCAGAGTTGTTCTTCAAGGGCATGCCACGACGGGTTTCCGGCCCTGGCGAACCGGTCCGCGTACGAGCCGACAGCAATTGGTCGGTCCCGGAACCGGAATTCGCTTTGGTCATCAGTCCGGATATGCGAATCGTCGGACACACCGTGGGAAATGATATGTCCGCGCGAGACATCGAAGGCGAAAACCCATTGTATTTGCCGCAGGCGAAAGTCTATGACCAATGTTGTGGTCTTGGGCCGTGCGTGCAGGTGGCCGACCCCGATCAACCGCTGAGTCTGACCGAAACCGAAATCACGCTGCGGATTTCACGAAATCAGAACGAAGTGTTCCAGGGCAACACCAATCTGGGTGAGTTGGCACGGAGTTTGGATGGTCTTGTCGATTGGCTCGGCCGCGATCACAGCTTCCCCGATGGCGTCATTCTTTTGACGGGCACCGGCATCATTCCGCCGGACGAATTCACGCTGGAGAACGGTGATTCGGTCTCCATCGAGATCACCGGAATCGGCACGTTGACCAATCCCGTGGTGAAAGATAGCTGA
- a CDS encoding pirin family protein has product MKQIQRVIKNVPQHWVGDGFPVRSLFSYRDGAEFDPFLLLDYAGPHEFAPSAQKRGVDVHPHKGFETVTILYQGELAHRDSSGGSGNLGPGDVQWMTAGNGIVHEEFHSEEFTRRGGMLEMVQLWVNLPAEHKPTPPKYQDLRNEEFPRVALPNEAGEVRVVAGELLNATGPASTFTPINVWDIQLNPDIETELSTPTGHTCLLIVQQGALVANDQELTAVELAVFEREGDLVRLRANSEARVLVLTGEPLNEPIVGQGPFVMNTRDEIHEAIQDYQAGKMGVIGG; this is encoded by the coding sequence ATGAAACAGATTCAACGTGTGATCAAGAACGTGCCGCAACATTGGGTCGGCGATGGTTTTCCTGTGCGAAGTCTATTTTCGTACCGCGACGGTGCCGAGTTTGATCCGTTCTTGTTGCTGGACTATGCCGGTCCTCACGAGTTTGCCCCATCGGCTCAAAAACGCGGCGTGGATGTTCACCCGCACAAAGGGTTTGAAACCGTCACGATTTTGTATCAAGGCGAGTTGGCCCATCGGGATTCGAGTGGCGGCAGCGGGAATCTGGGGCCGGGCGATGTGCAATGGATGACCGCCGGCAACGGCATCGTCCATGAGGAATTCCACAGTGAGGAGTTCACGCGGCGGGGCGGCATGCTCGAAATGGTGCAACTTTGGGTGAACTTACCCGCTGAACACAAACCGACGCCCCCGAAGTATCAAGACTTGCGAAACGAAGAGTTCCCGCGAGTCGCCCTGCCGAACGAAGCAGGGGAGGTGCGTGTGGTTGCGGGGGAACTGCTGAATGCGACCGGTCCCGCCAGTACGTTTACACCGATCAATGTGTGGGATATTCAACTCAACCCCGATATCGAAACAGAACTGTCCACGCCAACCGGCCACACATGCTTGCTGATCGTGCAACAAGGGGCACTGGTGGCCAACGATCAAGAACTGACAGCGGTGGAACTGGCGGTCTTCGAGCGTGAGGGGGACTTGGTCCGCCTGCGAGCCAATTCTGAAGCACGAGTGTTGGTGCTAACGGGGGAGCCGCTGAATGAACCGATCGTCGGCCAAGGTCCTTTCGTAATGAACACTCGCGACGAAATTCACGAAGCCATTCAGGATTACCAGGCTGGTAAAATGGGTGTTATTGGTGGTTGA
- a CDS encoding thioredoxin family protein codes for MDRRTVRAMLLAVLTVGLLSWTQIGFAQMASTAQPVTGATTVAKPVAQTMAAVPQTVQWQPNLQAAHRLSQQTGRPMLLVFGASWCHFCHKLEDETLGDPRMAAYVNSMFVPVHLDLDKDQRVAKILGVSAVPATIVLSPQAELVGRHDGFAKVVPFAQKLEHSRQTFLASQEKIQQVSHVDPTP; via the coding sequence ATGGATCGGCGAACCGTTCGCGCTATGTTGTTGGCCGTGCTGACGGTCGGTCTGCTTTCTTGGACTCAAATTGGCTTCGCTCAAATGGCCTCCACCGCTCAACCGGTGACCGGGGCAACGACGGTGGCGAAACCGGTTGCCCAGACAATGGCCGCCGTGCCACAGACCGTGCAGTGGCAACCGAATCTCCAAGCGGCTCATCGGTTATCGCAGCAAACCGGACGACCAATGTTGCTGGTGTTCGGGGCGTCCTGGTGTCACTTCTGTCACAAGTTGGAAGACGAGACTCTCGGCGATCCACGGATGGCAGCCTACGTGAATTCAATGTTCGTGCCCGTGCATCTCGACTTGGACAAAGACCAGCGAGTAGCGAAAATTCTCGGTGTGTCAGCGGTTCCGGCGACCATCGTCTTGAGCCCGCAAGCCGAACTTGTCGGCCGACACGACGGCTTCGCGAAGGTCGTCCCGTTTGCCCAAAAACTGGAACACTCCCGGCAGACATTTCTGGCCAGCCAAGAGAAAATTCAACAAGTCTCGCATGTTGATCCCACGCCGTAG
- a CDS encoding DUF4340 domain-containing protein — MKESVQTLIYVVVAVVCAAFAYGAYTQSQPNTLSDFVKVGEEFYPDFDNPTAAKSLEIFEYDENLATISRFKIEYEDGVWRIPSHHNYPAEAKEELYKVAASLVGVKREALAGRLANSHRRYGVVDPLTEDMTVLKGRGQRIKLTDADGNLLVDYIIGKHPQENDRLYYLRRPDEEETYLVELKLDNISTKFADWIDPDLLQLNSSDLTLLSQQDAKIKMVPVGAGRVMPEKVAEEVITLDKENSQWKLEGLTDDKKELKSTAVNTITTALAGLEYEGVRRKPGGLTGDLKIDQELLPPGVSLQEVIRFLSGGLLPQLQDKGYTVLLDSQGNPQKVEDLQFEIHGEGGEMVVGTRDGLKYYLHFGKTFRGTRRQIQVGDTGTATEDEDASLTDAPDETGEADEDESSEKEDPQNPTSLSRYLMVRVAFDPSLVPGRPTKPTEPKALPPSQDPGEPAIAQRPNAKPTKQQMDQYQADLERYEEDLKTFETKLDGLREEAAEMNQRFADWYYLVSNESYDKLKFTRDEIVQLKSDKPASPPAGMPQGGFPGGGFPGGGLPGGLNFGPSGN; from the coding sequence ATGAAAGAAAGCGTTCAAACACTGATTTACGTGGTCGTCGCAGTGGTTTGTGCGGCGTTTGCGTATGGGGCGTATACACAGTCTCAACCGAATACGCTCTCCGATTTTGTCAAAGTCGGGGAAGAGTTTTATCCCGATTTCGACAACCCCACCGCCGCCAAGTCACTGGAGATTTTCGAGTATGACGAGAATCTCGCAACCATCAGTCGCTTCAAGATTGAATACGAAGACGGCGTGTGGCGAATTCCTTCCCACCACAATTATCCCGCTGAAGCCAAAGAAGAGTTATACAAAGTGGCCGCTTCGTTGGTTGGTGTGAAGCGAGAGGCACTGGCGGGACGGTTGGCGAATTCCCATCGGCGATATGGCGTGGTGGACCCGTTGACCGAAGACATGACGGTTCTCAAGGGACGCGGCCAACGAATCAAGTTGACCGACGCTGATGGCAACCTGCTTGTCGATTACATCATCGGAAAGCATCCGCAGGAAAACGATCGGCTGTATTACCTCCGTCGTCCGGACGAAGAGGAAACGTACCTCGTTGAACTTAAGCTCGACAACATTTCGACCAAGTTCGCAGACTGGATCGACCCCGATCTGCTGCAATTGAATTCCAGTGACCTGACGTTGCTTTCCCAGCAAGATGCGAAAATCAAAATGGTCCCGGTCGGTGCGGGCCGCGTGATGCCGGAGAAGGTTGCGGAAGAAGTCATCACACTGGACAAAGAGAACAGCCAGTGGAAATTGGAAGGACTCACCGACGACAAGAAAGAACTCAAGTCGACCGCCGTCAACACCATCACCACGGCGTTGGCCGGTCTTGAGTACGAAGGCGTGCGTCGGAAACCGGGCGGGCTGACGGGGGATTTGAAGATCGACCAGGAACTTCTGCCACCGGGGGTGAGTCTTCAGGAAGTCATTCGGTTCTTGTCTGGCGGATTGCTGCCGCAACTTCAGGACAAAGGCTACACAGTTCTGCTCGATTCCCAAGGCAATCCGCAGAAAGTGGAAGACTTACAGTTCGAAATTCACGGCGAAGGCGGTGAGATGGTTGTCGGCACCCGTGACGGGCTGAAGTACTATTTACACTTCGGGAAGACGTTTCGCGGGACACGTCGGCAAATCCAAGTTGGCGATACCGGCACAGCGACCGAGGATGAAGACGCCAGCTTGACGGACGCCCCCGATGAAACAGGCGAGGCCGACGAAGACGAATCGTCCGAAAAAGAAGACCCGCAGAACCCGACGTCGCTGAGTCGCTATCTGATGGTCCGAGTTGCGTTCGATCCGTCGTTGGTTCCAGGGCGACCCACCAAACCGACCGAACCCAAAGCATTGCCACCGTCGCAAGATCCCGGCGAACCGGCGATTGCACAGCGTCCGAATGCGAAACCGACGAAACAGCAAATGGATCAGTACCAAGCGGACCTCGAACGCTACGAGGAAGACTTGAAAACGTTCGAAACAAAGTTGGATGGCTTGCGTGAGGAAGCCGCCGAGATGAATCAGCGATTCGCGGATTGGTACTACTTGGTTTCCAATGAGAGCTACGACAAACTCAAATTCACTCGCGATGAGATCGTGCAGCTCAAATCCGATAAACCGGCCAGCCCACCTGCGGGAATGCCACAGGGCGGGTTCCCCGGTGGCGGATTTCCGGGCGGCGGACTACCTGGTGGTTTGAACTTTGGTCCCAGTGGAAACTAA
- a CDS encoding Gldg family protein, whose translation MNVLYTLSSTLVIAAIVVPVVFVLMLLVKSHVTRAVFLRNTMSYFLSVIGYLFIVAFCFVAAQLAFDPTFFANNLASLDQLSAQFPQLLLFIVPAITMTAWSEERKLGTDELLFTIPSTDREILIGKYLAVVAVYTVVLGFSKMIWVMLAWIGSPSVGLFFTTYLGYWLAGLAMLAAGLFASSLTRSTPVAFLLGAAVCAIPVYLPEIYTSLLAVWDWNRFIPGISGDLEYHLSSNYLFPDPNLAESLSVGEQLRDFSLGMIPLSSVLYFISFATIMLYLNYIVIRKRLWSRGQSMGMGLQYAVRAVAVTVAIISLNIIGYQAAVRADLTPQKYYTLSQGTENVIENIEAERPVIVQAFLSPEVPGDYLPAKKQLVGLLRQIDKEGGSKIDVQFIDVEPFSEEVEQAERFGITPRNVQTMKDGRISESDVYLGLVFESSYDTVILPFVGDGATPLEYEITRSLATVSNATRLTVGIVDSQLQLMGANAPGGRSAPPWRIIEELRQQYNVEAVDTTQEIDNRKKLFTLEVEAAKSLDKKELNETIRQEFDKNDILFSDSPTITVTKAGEQWVILDEATNREYTIEKDVEEVESEEENAAEDEESDDKPEDTKPEPVLNVYGKRYDVIIAVMPSMLEQTELNHLTEWVQNGGPTLIFDDPVPAMFVQPRAIFQMESGPDGERLAMRQRAVIQMSPNIPPPPPQQGQPPTQYGRIEPMLDLLGISWKSGELVWDQHNPLRNLEAVLPTEFIFADARAHKYSLNSENEITKGLEQVFLAYSGTVVPLEGRTDVEVDYLIATSGQSGVLKWDDYTMKVASPSQRGPMTVLRNPRDPILSRGLPSVNYVLDDGHWHGLAVRVKGKAKDDDTKKVGSKINAIFVADTDIIGDWLFQLRRENSEYQFDNVTFVLNAVDELAGVEELIPIRRRKPKQPTLTRIEKEVAKLRKAEQDAEAKAQKDREKTIDRIEKQFEEQRESIKNNADLSQLEQEDELARIEAFANREVQVASAQADQEMQAKQRRITAYYQRRIRETENIFRAYAIAMSVVPPILVGMIFLGLRVIGERQDIPSGRRL comes from the coding sequence ATGAACGTGCTCTATACCCTAAGTTCAACCCTGGTGATCGCCGCGATTGTGGTGCCAGTGGTTTTTGTGCTGATGTTGTTAGTCAAAAGCCATGTCACGCGAGCCGTGTTTCTCCGAAACACGATGAGTTATTTCCTGAGCGTGATTGGCTATCTCTTCATTGTTGCCTTCTGTTTTGTCGCCGCACAGCTGGCATTTGATCCCACATTCTTTGCGAATAACTTGGCATCGTTGGATCAACTTTCCGCGCAGTTTCCCCAACTGCTTCTGTTCATCGTGCCCGCTATCACGATGACGGCGTGGTCCGAAGAACGCAAACTCGGCACCGACGAACTGCTATTCACAATTCCCTCAACCGACCGGGAAATCCTGATTGGCAAGTATCTTGCCGTCGTCGCGGTTTATACCGTGGTGCTTGGGTTCTCGAAGATGATTTGGGTGATGTTGGCGTGGATTGGTTCGCCGTCGGTTGGTTTGTTCTTCACCACCTATTTGGGGTATTGGCTTGCGGGATTGGCGATGTTGGCGGCGGGGTTGTTTGCCTCCTCGCTAACTCGTAGCACGCCGGTGGCGTTCCTACTCGGGGCGGCAGTTTGTGCGATCCCCGTGTACCTGCCGGAGATTTACACCAGCTTGCTCGCCGTCTGGGATTGGAACCGCTTTATCCCTGGCATTTCCGGTGATCTGGAGTACCACCTCAGTTCGAATTACCTCTTCCCCGATCCGAATTTGGCGGAATCGTTGAGCGTGGGCGAACAACTTCGCGACTTCAGTCTCGGAATGATTCCGCTCTCATCGGTGCTGTACTTCATCTCGTTTGCCACGATCATGCTGTATCTGAATTACATCGTGATCCGCAAACGTCTGTGGAGTCGTGGGCAATCGATGGGCATGGGACTGCAATACGCGGTTCGAGCGGTGGCCGTCACGGTGGCGATCATCAGTTTGAACATCATCGGCTATCAGGCCGCCGTGCGAGCGGACCTCACACCGCAGAAGTATTACACGCTCAGTCAGGGCACTGAGAACGTGATCGAGAATATCGAGGCCGAACGCCCGGTGATCGTGCAGGCGTTTCTCTCACCGGAAGTGCCCGGCGACTACCTACCCGCCAAGAAACAGCTTGTCGGGTTGCTTCGTCAAATCGACAAGGAAGGTGGCAGCAAGATCGACGTGCAATTCATCGACGTCGAACCGTTCAGCGAGGAAGTTGAGCAAGCCGAGCGATTTGGCATCACGCCACGCAACGTGCAAACCATGAAAGACGGTCGCATCAGCGAAAGTGATGTGTACCTCGGCTTGGTCTTTGAGAGCAGCTACGACACCGTCATCCTGCCATTTGTGGGTGATGGTGCGACGCCGTTGGAATACGAAATTACCCGGTCTTTGGCGACCGTCTCGAACGCCACGCGGCTGACGGTGGGTATTGTCGATAGCCAACTTCAGTTGATGGGGGCGAATGCCCCCGGTGGACGCTCCGCACCCCCTTGGAGAATCATCGAAGAACTTCGTCAGCAATACAACGTGGAAGCCGTCGATACGACGCAGGAAATCGACAATCGAAAGAAGTTGTTCACTCTGGAAGTCGAGGCGGCAAAGTCGCTCGACAAGAAAGAACTCAACGAAACGATCCGTCAGGAATTCGACAAGAACGACATTCTGTTTTCCGATTCGCCGACAATAACGGTCACAAAAGCCGGAGAACAATGGGTGATTCTCGACGAGGCCACCAATCGTGAGTACACCATTGAGAAGGATGTTGAAGAAGTCGAGTCGGAAGAAGAAAACGCGGCTGAGGACGAAGAGTCCGATGACAAACCAGAGGACACGAAACCGGAACCCGTGTTGAATGTGTATGGCAAACGTTACGATGTCATCATCGCTGTCATGCCGTCAATGCTGGAACAGACGGAGTTGAATCACCTGACTGAATGGGTGCAAAACGGCGGACCAACGTTAATTTTCGATGACCCTGTTCCGGCGATGTTCGTGCAACCGCGAGCCATCTTCCAGATGGAATCGGGTCCGGACGGCGAACGGTTGGCCATGCGTCAGCGGGCAGTGATTCAAATGTCTCCCAACATCCCCCCGCCTCCGCCACAACAAGGTCAACCACCGACACAGTACGGACGAATCGAACCGATGCTCGATTTGCTGGGCATCAGTTGGAAGTCGGGAGAGCTCGTTTGGGACCAACATAATCCGCTGCGAAATTTGGAAGCGGTCCTGCCGACCGAATTCATTTTCGCCGATGCTCGCGCTCACAAGTACTCACTCAATTCGGAAAACGAGATCACGAAAGGTTTGGAGCAAGTCTTCCTGGCGTATTCCGGAACGGTCGTGCCGTTGGAAGGACGGACAGACGTGGAGGTGGATTACCTCATCGCCACGAGCGGTCAGTCCGGCGTGTTGAAGTGGGACGACTACACCATGAAGGTGGCTTCACCGTCGCAACGGGGTCCGATGACGGTTCTCCGGAATCCGCGCGATCCGATTTTGTCACGCGGATTGCCTTCGGTGAACTACGTTCTCGACGACGGTCATTGGCATGGTTTGGCGGTCCGCGTGAAAGGCAAAGCCAAAGACGATGACACGAAGAAAGTCGGTTCCAAAATCAACGCGATCTTCGTGGCGGATACCGACATCATCGGCGATTGGTTGTTCCAACTCCGCCGAGAGAATTCCGAGTATCAGTTCGATAACGTGACGTTCGTGCTGAACGCCGTTGATGAGTTGGCGGGCGTCGAGGAGTTGATTCCGATTCGCCGTCGCAAGCCAAAACAGCCGACGCTGACACGGATCGAAAAGGAAGTTGCGAAACTTCGCAAGGCCGAGCAAGACGCTGAAGCGAAAGCTCAGAAGGATCGCGAGAAAACCATCGATCGCATCGAAAAGCAATTCGAGGAGCAACGCGAATCGATCAAGAACAACGCCGATCTTTCGCAGTTGGAACAAGAAGACGAGCTGGCTCGGATTGAAGCCTTCGCGAATCGGGAAGTCCAGGTCGCAAGTGCGCAAGCCGATCAGGAGATGCAAGCTAAGCAACGTCGGATCACCGCGTACTATCAGCGGCGTATCCGTGAAACGGAGAACATTTTCCGGGCGTACGCCATTGCGATGTCTGTGGTGCCACCGATTCTTGTGGGGATGATTTTCCTCGGTCTCCGTGTGATCGGCGAACGACAGGACATCCCTAGCGGACGGCGACTGTAA